The nucleotide window CCGGTCTGCCGAGACGTCCAGATGGAATGCTGTCAACGGTTGCTTTGAACACTTCAGGGTTGTCTTTACCGAACTGAACAACCATCGGTGTCTCAATTGTACCTGGCGCAATCGCATTTACACGAATGTTGTCCTTGCCGTATTCAATTGCAGCTGTGCGGGTCAAGCCCACCACGCCATGTTTGGTTGCAGCGTAAGGTGCAACTGCAGGTACACCAACAATACCGGCTGTGGAAGCCGTGTTGAGAATGGAACCTCCGCCGGTTTTGAGCATTTCCGTAATCACATACTTCAACCCGTAGAATACACTTCTCAGGTTAATATCAATAATCTGGTCAAACTGCTCGATTGTATGTTCGATCAACTTGATCCCAGGACCTGCAATACCTGCATTATTAAAGAACATGTCGATTCGTCCGAACTCTTCGACTGCTTTTTTCACGTAATTCTCAACTTCAGGTGCTTTACTCACATCTGCTTGTACAAAAATGGCTTTACTTC belongs to Paenibacillus sp. FSL H8-0079 and includes:
- a CDS encoding SDR family NAD(P)-dependent oxidoreductase — protein: MSHAGKVAIITGAGSGLGQAAALKLAEKGASIVVVDLVEETGLETVKQIEKLGSKAIFVQADVSKAPEVENYVKKAVEEFGRIDMFFNNAGIAGPGIKLIEHTIEQFDQIIDINLRSVFYGLKYVITEMLKTGGGSILNTASTAGIVGVPAVAPYAATKHGVVGLTRTAAIEYGKDNIRVNAIAPGTIETPMVVQFGKDNPEVFKATVDSIPSGRLGRPEEIANLVSFLLGDEAPYINGAVYPIDGAVTAQ